A segment of the Candidatus Methylacidithermus pantelleriae genome:
TCGCCTTTCCTCGCAGAGCCCACCTCCTTGACAGCCTTGACGATCCACAACTTTTGGCTGGAGAAGAAGCCAACCCAAAGAACCCAAGCGAGCTCTCCTCCCCCAATCCCCTTTTCCCTTTTTTATCGGCACTTCTCCACACCCGCGCACAGGAGACCACGCCCATGCGGTTCTGAAGACTCCGCTGGAACCATCACCATCCCCAATGGCAAACTCTTCTGCGGGGAATCGCCAAACACCCCCCCTCCCTCCACATCCGCCAAGCCCTTTTGTAGCCAACACCCTGCCCCTTGGCCCACCCACGTAACTTCACTCGGATTTCTTCCCATACACAGCCTTATGTGTCCCCAAATCTTTTGGCTGTTGGCAACCCTTGTGCTCCGGTAGCTTGGCAGCCAAGAGAGGTTTTGGCATGCAAACCGTTCTTGTTACCGGTGGAACCGGGTTTGTTGGAAGGAATTTGGTTCCTCGCTTGCGCCAGGCTGGGTTTGAGGTCCGGATCTTTACGCGCTACCGGGACAAGGGCCAGGCGCTCCAGTCCCAATACGGGTGCGCCTTCTTTGAGGGAAGTCCCTATGACCTTTCGAGGTTGGCCAAGGCGTGCGAAGGCGCTAGCGCGGTGATCCACTTAGTCGGTGCCGTGACTGAGACCCCCCAGGCTCCCTTCGAGGACGTTCACACTCGCCTCACCCGCTTGGTCGTGGAAGCAGCTTGCCAAAAAGGGGTTCGCCGTTTTCTTCACGTTAGTGCCTTAGGGGCTCGTCCCTATTCTCTCTGTCGGTATTACCGCAGCAAGTGGCAAGCCGAGCAATGCGTCCAAGCAAGCCCTCTGGATTGGACCATCCTCCGGCCCAGTGTGATCTTTGGCAAAGGGGATCGCTTCACCACTCGGATCGCCCAGCTCGTCGAGTCTTTTTCCGCATCCCTTCTCCTTAAGACATTACCCCTTCCCGGGGGAGGGGTTAGCTTTCTCCAACCGGTTGCAGTTTGGGACGTGGCCGAGGTTTGCCTGCGCGCCCTGGGGCATCCCGATGCGATTGGTCGGACCCTCGTGGTGGCCGGACCTCAGCGGCTTTCCCTTCGGGCCATTGTCGAAGAAATTTTCGCCGCGGTGGGAGTTCCCTCGCAAACGCCTCGTTCATCCCCCCTGGCAGCAACGCTTCGTAGATGGTCGGAAGCCCTAGGCGGCGTGGTTTTGGCTGTTGCAGGTAGTGGGCTTCTTGGGGTTTCCCCTTCCCTCGCTTTCCCTTCGATCCTTTTGGGGCTCTCTTTCCTGCTTCACGCCACTTGCGATCCTACTTGGCTTCTTCCCCCCGTTCCGTGGCCTGTGAGCTACGCGGCGGCATGGCTTGCGGAACGGTGTGTGGGACCGCGGCTTCTTTCCGTTTCCGAGCTCTGCGTACTGGAAGAGGGAAGCTGGGGCGACCCGACACCAACGGCCGAGCTTCTCGGCATTCACTGGACGCCTTTTTCGGAGGGCATCCGTCGTTACCTTCCGTTGTGACCCACGGCTGTTGCTGGCTTGGCGATCGTCTTGCCTTCCGATTTTTTCGTCAAACCTTCTCACGGCCTCTGTGTCTTTCCGGAAGCCGACTAGGGGACGTCTGTTTCCTTGCAAGCCCAACGAAGTCCACGGATCGCAAGAGGGAGCCCAAGGAAGCTGCCGTTTGTATTGAGCGAACGTCACCAAACTGTCACATGCAAGGTGGGCCCAAAGAGAGTACCTATCTATCCATTGGACGGCGCGATGAGACGGTTTGTCACTGGGTTTCTTTTCGTTTTGG
Coding sequences within it:
- a CDS encoding SDR family oxidoreductase, producing MQTVLVTGGTGFVGRNLVPRLRQAGFEVRIFTRYRDKGQALQSQYGCAFFEGSPYDLSRLAKACEGASAVIHLVGAVTETPQAPFEDVHTRLTRLVVEAACQKGVRRFLHVSALGARPYSLCRYYRSKWQAEQCVQASPLDWTILRPSVIFGKGDRFTTRIAQLVESFSASLLLKTLPLPGGGVSFLQPVAVWDVAEVCLRALGHPDAIGRTLVVAGPQRLSLRAIVEEIFAAVGVPSQTPRSSPLAATLRRWSEALGGVVLAVAGSGLLGVSPSLAFPSILLGLSFLLHATCDPTWLLPPVPWPVSYAAAWLAERCVGPRLLSVSELCVLEEGSWGDPTPTAELLGIHWTPFSEGIRRYLPL